In the genome of Microcoleus vaginatus PCC 9802, the window GCCGCCGCCAGAACTTTGAAGATAGATCGAACGAAGGCTAGCTAATTGTTAACTGTTAGTTGTCATTTGTTAAGTGTGAGTTGTTCCAAACCAATTAGCAATTAGCAATCACCAATTACCAATTACCAATTACCAATTACCCAACTCCCAAAGCCATGTTAAGCCCTAAAAGAACCAAATTTCGCAAACAACAGCGCGGGCGAATGAGCGGTATTGCCACCCGCGGCAACACAGTTAGCTTTGGCGACTTCGCGCTACAAGCTGTCGAACCCGCCTGGATCACTTCCCGCCAAATAGAAGCCGGACGCCGAGCCATGACCCGCTATATCCGCCGGGGCGGCAAAATCTGGATTCGCATTTTTCCCGACAAACCAGTCACCCAGCGTGCTGCAGAAACCCGGATGGGTTCTGGTAAAGGCGCACCAGAGTTTTGGGTTGCCGTCGTCAAACCCGGCCGGGTAATGTTTGAAATTGGTGGCGTAACTGAAGAAATTGCCCGCGAAGCAATGCGTTTGGCATCTTTCAAATTACCAATTAAAACCAAGTTCATCAGTCGCGAAGAAGACCAGTCATAGGTAAGAGCGAAGGTAGAATTAGGTGGGTATTAGTCAGGATTTTAAACGGCTACAGCAATTTAAAATCTGGTCTTCATAACTGTTCTTTCCTTCGACCTTCACCCTAAGAGACAATTCTGTCTTCTGTCATACCGCTCGCTAACGAGAAAGCACACAATTATGTCTTTGACCAAGATTAAAGAAGCTAGAGAATTAAGCGATGCTGCAGTAGCAGAGCAAATTTTAGCCGTCAAGCGCCAACTAATGGAATTGCGGCTCCAGCAAGCTACCGGCCGCATGGAAAAGCCTCACCTGTTCAAGCACGCCAAACACCGGCTAGCTCAATTGATGACAGTTGAACGCGAGCGCCAAATCGTTGCTGAGAAAGAAGCTGCAGAAAAATTAGCGGCATCTAAACAGCTAGCACAGCCTGCTCCAACCGCAGCAGTCAGCCAAGAGTCAGAAGCAGCCGAGCCGACGATCGCACAGTAGCTAAAAAAAAGTCAATTGCACAACAAAAATAGGTAGCTATGGCAATTAAAGAACGAGTTGGCGTAGTAGTCAGCGACAAGATGGATAAAACCGTCGTGGTAGCAATCGAAAACCGCTCCTCCCACACCAAATACGGCAAAATCGTAGTCCGCACCAAGCGGTACAAGGCTCACGACGAAGAAAATCAGTGCAAATCGGGCGATCGCGTCCGCATCACTGAAACTCGCCCACTGAGCAAAACCAAACGTTGGACGGTTGCTGAGATTTTCGGGACGAAAAACGGCTAACAGTTAATTGCGACATCGCGCTCGCCCCATCGAAAATTAACAATCAACTAGCAGTCAACAGTCAACAGTCAACAGTTAACAGTCAACAGTTAACACTCAACAATCACCATGATTCAACCCCAGACATACCTCAATGTCGCCGACAATAGCGGAGCCCGCAAACTGATGTGCATCCGCGTATTGGGAGGCGGCAACCGTCGCTACGGCGGAGTCGGCGATGTCATCATTGCCGTCGTCAAAGACGCCATCCCCAATATGGCCGTCAAAAAATCAGATGTCGTCCGGGCCGTCATTGTCAGAACCCGCAAAGGCCTGCGCCGCGACAGTGGCATGAGCATTCGTTTTGACGATAACGCCGCCGTTATTATCAACGTAGACGGCAACCCCAAAGGCACTCGCGTCTTCGGCCCCGTCGCCCGCGAATTGCGCGACAAAAACTTTACTAAAATCGTTTCCTTAGCCCCGGAGGTACTTTAAAATGTACGGAAAAAAGGGTAAACCAACTAGCGAATCGCAGCGCTACCGAATGCACGTCAAAGCAGGCGACACCGTGCAAATAATTACTGGCAAAGAGAAAGGAAAAGTCGGAGAAATCTTAAAGACATATCCTAAAGTCAGCAAAGTAATTGTTAAAGGTGTAAACATCAGAACCAAGCACGTCAAGCCCCAGCAAGAGGGAGAGTCCGGGAAAATACTCACGTTTGAGGCTCCCATTCACAGCTCAAATGTCATGCACTATTCCGAAAAAGAGAAAATAGCTAGCCGCGTTTGCTATACATTTAGCGAAGACGGTCGGAAACTGCGACAGCTCAAAAAAACTGGAGAAATCATCGATCAATAGTGATTGGTTATCAGTCATTAGTCATTAGTCCGCCTTCTGACAAGTGAGTTTTCAACTAATAACAAACATCGGTGAGACTGACAAGCGACAAATTCCCTGACCAAGCCCAGGGACAGTTAACGAAACACAAAAACTATGCCGGACAAACTCAAGGTTCTTTATCAAGGAAAAATCGTTCCCACACTGATGGATCAGTTTAAATATACTAATATCCATCAGGTTCCCAAACTCGTCAAAGTCACAGTGAACCGCGGTTTGGGAGAAGCATCTCAAAACGCTAAGGCACTGGATTCGTCGATCAACGAAATTGGCATCATCACCGGGCAAAAACCGGTGGTGACGCGGGCGAAAAAAGCGATCGCAGGCTTCAAAATCCGCAAAGGAGTACCCGTCGGCGTTATGGTGACGCTGCGCGGCGATCGGATGTACGATTTTCTCGATCGGCTGATCAACCTCGCACTCCCCCGCATCCGCGACTTCCGCGGCATCAGCCCCAAAAGCTTCGACGGGCGCGGCAACTACAGCTTGGGTCTGAGAGAACAGCTAATTTTTCCAGAAATAGAATATGACCGCATCGATCAAATTCGAGGCATGGACATTTCAATTATCACCACAGCAAACACCGACGAAGAAGGACGCGCCTTGCTTAAAGAAATGGGAATGCCGTTCCGGGACAACTAAGCACTAGAGTAAGAAGCAAAAGATGGCAGCTAACGATACCATAGCAGATATGTTGACGCGCATTCGCAATTCTTGCATGGCGCGTCACCAAACAACGCAAATTCCAGCTACAAAAATGACCCGCAGCATCGCCCAAGTCCTCAAAAGTGAAGGCTTTATCGGCGAATTTGAAGAAGCAGAAGCAGAAGGGATCAACCGACATTTAGTGCTTTCTCTAAAGTACAAAGGTAAAACTCGCAAGCCCATTATCACGGCACTTAAGCGAGTCAGCAAACCAGGACTGCGCGTTTACTCGAACCGTAAAGAATTGCCCAGAGTGTTAGGCGGAATTGGCATAGCCATTATTTCCACCTCCAGCGGCATTATGACCGATAGAGAAGCTCGACGCCAAGGTTTGGGCGGTGAAGTGCTTTGTTATGTTTGGTAGTCATTAGTCATTAGTCATTAGTCGCTGGTCGTTGGCAACAGACTCCAAAATCAATCACTAAGGACTAATAACTAAAGACTAATAATCAAGGACTAATAACTAAAAACAAAGGACAAAAAAGTATGTCGCGAATTGGCAAGCGTCCGATTAGCATTCCCAATAAAGTCACCATCACCCTAGACGGTCAAAAAGTAGCCGTCAAAGGCCCTAAAGGTGAACTTTCCCGAGTTATCCCAGCCGAAATCGTCATGGGGCTCGAAGGCGAGACTTTACTCGTTACCCGCCGAGACGAATCTCGCGTCGCCAGACAACTGCACGGCTTGTGCCGCACCCTAGTCGCCAATATGGTCGAAGGTGTATCCCAAGGTTTTCAGCGGCGCCTCGAAATTATCGGCACAGGTTATCGGGCACAGGTTCAAGGACGGAACCTGATTTTAAACGTCGGTTACAGCAAACCCGTTGAAATGCCCCCTCCAGAAGGCATCACAATGGCAGTTGAAGGCAACACCAACGTCATTGTCTCCGGCATTGACAAAGAACTCGTAGGCAATACAGCAGCCCGCATCCGCGCGGTGCGTCCGCCCGAAGTCTATAAGGGCAAAGGCATTCGCTACAGCGGCGAAGTGGTCCGGCGCAAAGCTGGTAAAACAGGCAAAACAGGTAAGAAGTAACAATGAAGCTTACTCGCAAAGAATCAGTCCAGCGCAGACACCGCCGTGTTCGGCGCAAGGTGTTCGGCACCTCCGAACGTCCCAGACTAGCGGTATTTCGATCAGAGCAGCACATCTACGCTCAAGTAATCGACGACACCGCCCAGCACACTTTGGCCGCCGCGTCAACCCTCGATCCCGAATTGAAGTCAACTCTCAGTTCTGGCGGCAACTGCTCCGCGAGCGTGCAAGTCGGTCAGTTGATTGCCAAACGCTGTTCCAGCGCTGGCATAGTCAAAGTCGTATTCGATCGGGGGGGCAACCTCTATCACGGTCGTGTTAAAGCCCTCGCAGAAGCAGCTCGCGAAGCGGGGTTAGACTTCTAGAGGGGGTAATGGGTAGCGGGTAATGAGTAATTAAAAAGTAAAAAGTCAAAAGTTGAAAGTTAAAAGGCAAAATCCAGATTTCTTCTATTTTTA includes:
- a CDS encoding 50S ribosomal protein L16 — encoded protein: MLSPKRTKFRKQQRGRMSGIATRGNTVSFGDFALQAVEPAWITSRQIEAGRRAMTRYIRRGGKIWIRIFPDKPVTQRAAETRMGSGKGAPEFWVAVVKPGRVMFEIGGVTEEIAREAMRLASFKLPIKTKFISREEDQS
- a CDS encoding 50S ribosomal protein L29, producing MSLTKIKEARELSDAAVAEQILAVKRQLMELRLQQATGRMEKPHLFKHAKHRLAQLMTVERERQIVAEKEAAEKLAASKQLAQPAPTAAVSQESEAAEPTIAQ
- a CDS encoding 30S ribosomal protein S17; this encodes MAIKERVGVVVSDKMDKTVVVAIENRSSHTKYGKIVVRTKRYKAHDEENQCKSGDRVRITETRPLSKTKRWTVAEIFGTKNG
- a CDS encoding 50S ribosomal protein L14, producing the protein MIQPQTYLNVADNSGARKLMCIRVLGGGNRRYGGVGDVIIAVVKDAIPNMAVKKSDVVRAVIVRTRKGLRRDSGMSIRFDDNAAVIINVDGNPKGTRVFGPVARELRDKNFTKIVSLAPEVL
- a CDS encoding 50S ribosomal protein L24 codes for the protein MYGKKGKPTSESQRYRMHVKAGDTVQIITGKEKGKVGEILKTYPKVSKVIVKGVNIRTKHVKPQQEGESGKILTFEAPIHSSNVMHYSEKEKIASRVCYTFSEDGRKLRQLKKTGEIIDQ
- a CDS encoding 50S ribosomal protein L5; the encoded protein is MPDKLKVLYQGKIVPTLMDQFKYTNIHQVPKLVKVTVNRGLGEASQNAKALDSSINEIGIITGQKPVVTRAKKAIAGFKIRKGVPVGVMVTLRGDRMYDFLDRLINLALPRIRDFRGISPKSFDGRGNYSLGLREQLIFPEIEYDRIDQIRGMDISIITTANTDEEGRALLKEMGMPFRDN
- a CDS encoding 30S ribosomal protein S8 gives rise to the protein MAANDTIADMLTRIRNSCMARHQTTQIPATKMTRSIAQVLKSEGFIGEFEEAEAEGINRHLVLSLKYKGKTRKPIITALKRVSKPGLRVYSNRKELPRVLGGIGIAIISTSSGIMTDREARRQGLGGEVLCYVW
- a CDS encoding 50S ribosomal protein L6 — protein: MSRIGKRPISIPNKVTITLDGQKVAVKGPKGELSRVIPAEIVMGLEGETLLVTRRDESRVARQLHGLCRTLVANMVEGVSQGFQRRLEIIGTGYRAQVQGRNLILNVGYSKPVEMPPPEGITMAVEGNTNVIVSGIDKELVGNTAARIRAVRPPEVYKGKGIRYSGEVVRRKAGKTGKTGKK
- a CDS encoding 50S ribosomal protein L18, yielding MKLTRKESVQRRHRRVRRKVFGTSERPRLAVFRSEQHIYAQVIDDTAQHTLAAASTLDPELKSTLSSGGNCSASVQVGQLIAKRCSSAGIVKVVFDRGGNLYHGRVKALAEAAREAGLDF